In the genome of Rhizobium sp. NZLR1, one region contains:
- a CDS encoding HWE histidine kinase domain-containing protein — translation MNPFSNSSRARERFLEAILQSAIEYAIISVDLDHRVTTWNEGARRILGWDEAEIIGQPVGVIFTQADRETGVPQREMTAALIDGHGDDERWHVRKDGSLFWASGQLMTLRSDDGELEGFVKILRDRTEQRENEQRQHVLMHELSHRIKNTLAVVQAIISQSFRSAGSMKDAEQSISARVNAYAHAHDILLQKNWLSATMDTIVEATAVNLGLGSDRLKASGPTVTLNPQAVLAFSLVLHELVTNATKYGALSVDTGVIEIEWSLRQEAGADHLTLRWRERGGPTVEAPKRRGFGSRLINSSLSAFGKVSVDYAPTGLILSLDASLQSLQDQNCSDSPM, via the coding sequence ATGAACCCTTTTTCCAATTCCAGTCGCGCCAGGGAACGCTTCCTCGAAGCCATCCTCCAGAGTGCCATCGAATATGCGATCATCTCCGTGGATCTCGATCACAGGGTGACCACATGGAATGAGGGAGCGCGCAGGATCCTTGGATGGGACGAGGCTGAAATCATTGGCCAGCCGGTCGGCGTAATTTTCACACAGGCAGACCGCGAGACTGGGGTTCCCCAGCGGGAAATGACCGCTGCTTTGATCGATGGCCACGGAGACGATGAACGCTGGCACGTTCGAAAGGACGGCTCGTTATTCTGGGCATCAGGCCAGCTCATGACGCTGAGGTCGGATGACGGCGAACTCGAAGGATTCGTAAAGATCCTCAGGGATCGAACGGAGCAGCGTGAAAATGAGCAGCGACAGCACGTCCTCATGCACGAGCTCTCGCACCGCATCAAGAATACGCTGGCCGTCGTTCAGGCAATTATCAGCCAGTCATTCAGAAGTGCCGGCAGCATGAAGGATGCGGAGCAGTCGATATCGGCGCGCGTCAACGCCTATGCCCACGCGCATGACATTTTGCTGCAGAAGAACTGGCTGTCAGCGACCATGGACACGATCGTCGAGGCGACCGCAGTCAATCTCGGACTTGGGTCGGACCGTCTCAAAGCAAGTGGTCCCACAGTCACGCTGAACCCCCAGGCGGTGTTAGCGTTCTCTCTCGTGCTGCACGAGCTTGTCACGAACGCGACGAAGTACGGGGCCCTGTCGGTTGATACCGGAGTGATCGAAATCGAGTGGTCTCTGCGTCAGGAAGCGGGCGCCGACCACCTCACCCTCCGTTGGCGAGAGCGCGGCGGTCCGACGGTGGAAGCGCCGAAAAGGAGGGGCTTCGGCTCCCGGCTCATCAATTCCAGCCTGTCTGCGTTCGGAAAAGTCTCTGTTGATTATGCCCCGACAGGCCTGATCCTCAGCCT
- a CDS encoding PAS domain-containing protein codes for MASHLTRKLHGDLPSASSKAALVDRKDLAAIAFERTRMPMVVTDARRPDLPIVLANKSFLELTGYSAEEVLGRNCRFLQGPATSPIAVAEIRAGIADEREASVEILNYKKSGEPFWNRVHLSPIHGDDGRILYFFGSQIDMTEYRRIEALEASEHRLLMEVDHRSKNVLAIVDSIVRLSNADDPALYAAAIQHRVQALARAHNLLAERRWASISVEELVRLQVTPFSATRAVFSGPDVRLPAPVVQPVALVLHELAVNAARHGALAAPQGRLSISWMHGPSGAGFKLRWQEAGVATAPTSTKKGFGTVIVGAMVEKQLKGRVEKTWTNDGLLIEIEVPSVGSTTR; via the coding sequence ATGGCCAGCCATTTAACAAGAAAACTGCACGGAGATTTGCCTTCGGCATCGTCAAAAGCAGCCTTGGTTGATCGAAAAGACCTGGCAGCCATCGCGTTTGAACGAACAAGGATGCCGATGGTTGTCACCGACGCACGTAGGCCGGATCTGCCGATCGTGCTGGCAAACAAATCATTCCTCGAACTGACAGGTTACTCCGCGGAAGAGGTGTTGGGCCGCAATTGCCGTTTCCTTCAGGGTCCGGCGACATCTCCGATCGCTGTCGCCGAAATTCGAGCGGGCATCGCCGACGAGCGCGAGGCCAGCGTCGAAATCTTGAACTATAAGAAAAGCGGGGAGCCGTTCTGGAATCGCGTGCACCTGAGCCCTATCCATGGCGATGATGGAAGAATCCTGTATTTCTTTGGGTCGCAAATCGACATGACGGAGTACCGGCGGATTGAGGCGCTGGAAGCTTCCGAGCATCGCCTGCTCATGGAGGTCGATCACCGGTCGAAGAATGTCCTCGCCATTGTTGACAGTATCGTTCGCCTCAGCAACGCCGATGATCCAGCCCTTTATGCAGCAGCTATCCAGCACCGCGTGCAGGCGCTTGCCCGTGCCCATAATTTGTTGGCTGAACGACGATGGGCGAGTATTTCGGTCGAGGAACTCGTGCGGTTGCAGGTCACGCCATTTTCGGCAACCCGTGCCGTCTTTAGCGGACCTGATGTCAGGTTGCCGGCGCCGGTTGTCCAACCGGTCGCGCTCGTTCTCCACGAGCTCGCCGTCAATGCGGCTCGCCACGGTGCGCTTGCCGCGCCACAAGGCAGGCTCTCAATCAGCTGGATGCACGGACCGTCCGGCGCCGGCTTCAAGCTTCGCTGGCAGGAGGCGGGTGTTGCTACGGCGCCGACCTCTACCAAAAAAGGTTTTGGCACGGTGATTGTCGGCGCGATGGTTGAAAAACAGCTGAAAGGGCGTGTCGAGAAAACCTGGACGAATGATGGGCTTCTTATTGAGATCGAGGTACCTTCTGTCGGCTCAACTACCCGATAG
- a CDS encoding DUF3606 domain-containing protein, with amino-acid sequence MAKTQTSRGRVQDRARVAGGQDHEVKYEAEKEGVSKDTVKKAVKSAGNSRKKVEAEIGRR; translated from the coding sequence ATGGCAAAGACACAGACTTCCCGAGGCCGCGTACAAGATCGCGCCCGCGTAGCGGGCGGCCAGGATCACGAGGTGAAATACGAAGCGGAGAAGGAAGGCGTCTCCAAGGATACCGTCAAAAAGGCGGTCAAGAGCGCCGGAAACTCCCGAAAGAAAGTCGAAGCCGAAATCGGCCGACGCTGA
- a CDS encoding Ku protein, with protein sequence MATGHRAQWKGFVKFGEVSFGVALYTAASTSERITFNTINKASGNRVNRIFIDSETKDPVPKEQQTKGFEVETGQYIIIDPEEVAATIPESNKTLEIDAFIPCSNVDDVYFDKPYYLTPDKVGSDAFAALRDGMKKSNVVAIARTVLFRRMRAVLIRPHGKGLIATTMNYDYEVRDSKKAFEEIPKLKIEGEMLDLAKHIIGTKKGTFDPATFDDRYEAALADLVKAKIEGKALPKPKKVEVSKPNDLLAALRESAGMMKATADKPKRTAANANQGTGRQRATRGPASKTASAGTTPRRKAS encoded by the coding sequence ATGGCAACAGGGCATCGCGCGCAGTGGAAGGGCTTCGTAAAATTCGGTGAGGTCTCCTTCGGAGTAGCGCTTTATACGGCGGCAAGCACGTCAGAGCGCATTACATTCAACACGATCAATAAGGCATCCGGGAACAGGGTGAACCGCATCTTCATCGACAGCGAGACAAAGGACCCGGTTCCGAAGGAGCAACAGACAAAAGGCTTCGAGGTCGAAACTGGCCAGTACATTATCATCGATCCAGAGGAAGTTGCCGCGACGATCCCTGAAAGCAACAAGACCCTCGAGATTGATGCCTTCATTCCCTGCTCAAATGTGGACGACGTCTATTTCGACAAGCCCTACTACCTGACCCCTGACAAGGTGGGTAGCGACGCCTTCGCAGCTCTGCGCGACGGCATGAAGAAGTCGAATGTCGTCGCCATAGCGCGCACGGTTCTCTTCCGGCGAATGCGGGCCGTGCTCATACGGCCGCATGGCAAAGGCCTTATCGCGACGACCATGAACTATGACTACGAGGTACGGGATTCGAAGAAGGCCTTTGAGGAAATCCCCAAGCTCAAGATCGAGGGGGAGATGCTCGATCTAGCCAAGCACATCATCGGCACCAAGAAGGGAACCTTCGACCCTGCGACCTTCGATGATCGCTATGAAGCCGCTCTTGCCGACCTGGTCAAGGCGAAGATCGAGGGCAAGGCGTTGCCGAAGCCGAAGAAGGTCGAAGTGTCGAAGCCGAACGATCTTCTCGCCGCCCTGCGCGAAAGCGCAGGGATGATGAAGGCCACAGCGGACAAGCCGAAGCGCACTGCCGCCAACGCCAATCAGGGCACTGGCCGGCAGCGCGCCACACGCGGACCAGCTTCGAAGACCGCTTCTGCTGGAACCACCCCGCGTCGCAAGGCTAGCTGA